In one Dreissena polymorpha isolate Duluth1 chromosome 7, UMN_Dpol_1.0, whole genome shotgun sequence genomic region, the following are encoded:
- the LOC127839816 gene encoding uncharacterized protein LOC127839816, with protein sequence MKILYLRAKHSQPVNGRVDIKKNLLFHNETYNVICDDGFLFVNTWTDTFLARGVSSLGVLNDRGNLTVISYPNLAYTSLECKDARLKPWVPANGFTDTKALAFVKNGESYNAYCGSEFLLANTTTGKFLVGDVRTLRIKNELGKFTLISSTFKEYTPLECRDVRANQWQPINGHVDIKKNLLFHKETYNAICDEGFLFANTENDTFLGRGVGSLGVLNELGNLKIISYPNLAYTSLECKDV encoded by the exons ATGAAAATACTTTATC ttcGGGCAAAGCATTCGCAACCAGTAAATGGACGTGTAGATATTAAAAAGAATCTACTGTTTCATAATGAAACATATAATGTGATATGTGATGACGGATTCTTGTTTGTTAATACTTGGACCGATACATTCCTGGCTCGTGGTGTCAGTTCACTGGGTGTCTTGAATGACAGGGGGAATCTTACAGTGATTTCTTACCCCAATCTAGCTTACACCTCTCTTGAATGCAAGGACG CTCGTTTGAAGCCATGGGTACCTGCCAATGGATTCACAGACACCAAAGCTTTGGCTTTTGTTAAAAATGGGGAAAGCTATAACGCATACTGTGGTAGCGAGTTCTTGCTGGCGAACACTACGACGGGAAAATTCTTAGTTGGTGATGTCAGAACACTTAGAATCAAGAATGAGTTGGGgaaatttacattgatttctAGCACCTTCAAAGAATACACCCCTTTGGAATGCAGGGATG TTCGGGCAAATCAGTGGCAACCAATAAATGGACATGTAGATATTAAAAAGAATCTACTGTTTCATAAGGAAACATATAATGCGATATGTGATGAAGGATTCTTGTTTGCGAATACTGAGAACGATACATTCCTGGGACGTGGTGTCGGATCGCTGGGGGTCTTGAATGAGCTGGGGAATCTTAAAATTATTTCTTACCCCAATCTAGCTTACACCTCTCTTGAATGCAAGGACG tataa
- the LOC127839818 gene encoding zinc metalloproteinase nas-6-like — translation MRVWSKYTCLKFTERAHEFDYINIVPSDECYSSVGCRRGPQFISLNNNSCMDIPIILHELGHAIGLYHEHSRPDRDNLSNPNGITLETIDEDYADIIGKATVLSFYDVMPRQRMYNCSDYCQPPNIDFLVDTVYPKSKDRILEEEEISNTKYKTGDVLIVENNRSEVNIIYTCKDGQWISNLVTPQLRIIRSPADVSDLQASGRLDTSEPFALDE, via the exons ATGAGGGTTTGGAGCAAGTACACATGCTTGAAATTCACGGAGCGAGCGCACGAGTTCGATTACATTAACATCGTTCCATCGGATGA GTGTTATTCCAGTGTTGGATGCAGGCGTGGTCCTCAATTCATAAGCCTGAACAATAACAGCTGTATGGAT ATCCCTATCATCCTGCACGAGCTGGGTCACGCAATTGGCCTGTACCACGAACACTCACGGCCAGACAGAGATAATTTGT CCAACCCCAACGGTATTACGCTGGAGACTATAGATGAGGATTATGCCGATATAATTGGAAAGGCAACGGTTCTCAGTTTTTATGATGTAATGCCTCGTCAACGCATGTACAACTGTTCCG ATTATTGTCAACCCCCGAATATTGACTTTTTAGTAGACACAGTCTATCCAAAAAGCAAGGACCGTATTTTAGAAGAGGAAGAGATTTCCAATACCAAATATAAGACCGGTGATGTTCTAATAGTAGAAAATAATAGGAGTGAGGTTAACATAATCTACACCTGTAAGGATGGTCAATGGATTTCAAATTTAG TTACGCCTCAGTTACGAATAATCCGGTCACCGGCTGATGTGTCCGATCTTCAGGCATcaggaagactggacacgtcggagccgttcGCCCTCGATGAGTGA
- the LOC127839817 gene encoding uncharacterized protein LOC127839817, protein MECRDVRAKQWQPVNGRVDIKKNLLFHNETYNVICDDGFLFVNTWTDTFLARGVSSLGVLNDRGNLTVISYPNLAYTSLECKDARLKPWVPANGFTDTKALAFVKNGESYNAYCGSEFLLANTTTGKFLVGDVRTLRIKNELGKFTLISSTFKEYTPLECRDVRANQWQPINGHVDIKKNLLFHKETYNAICDEGFLFANTENDTFLGRGVGSLGVLNELGNLKIISYPNLAYTSLECKDG, encoded by the exons ATGGAATGCAGGGATG TTCGGGCAAAGCAGTGGCAACCAGTAAATGGACGTGTAGATATTAAAAAGAATCTACTGTTTCATAATGAAACATATAATGTGATATGTGATGACGGATTCTTGTTTGTTAATACTTGGACCGATACATTCCTGGCTCGTGGTGTCAGTTCACTGGGTGTCTTGAATGACAGGGGGAATCTTACAGTGATTTCTTACCCCAATCTAGCTTACACCTCTCTTGAATGCAAGGACG CTCGTTTGAAGCCATGGGTACCTGCCAATGGATTCACAGACACCAAAGCTTTGGCTTTTGTTAAAAATGGGGAAAGCTATAACGCATACTGTGGTAGCGAGTTCTTGCTGGCGAACACTACGACGGGAAAATTCTTAGTTGGTGATGTCAGAACACTTAGAATCAAGAATGAGTTGGGgaaatttacattgatttctAGCACCTTCAAAGAATACACCCCTTTGGAATGCAGGGATG TTCGGGCAAATCAGTGGCAACCAATAAATGGACATGTAGATATTAAAAAGAATCTACTGTTTCATAAGGAAACATATAATGCGATATGTGATGAAGGATTCTTGTTTGCGAATACTGAGAACGATACATTCCTGGGACGTGGTGTCGGATCGCTGGGGGTCTTGAATGAGCTGGGGAATCTTAAAATTATTTCTTACCCCAATCTAGCTTACACCTCTCTTGAATGCAAGGACG GATAA